A genomic region of Xanthomonas campestris pv. phormiicola contains the following coding sequences:
- a CDS encoding MFS transporter: MSIPATSPTPLSRRGYVLILFALAMGGFAIGTSEFSTMGLMPSIARGLAIDEPQVGHLISAYALGVVVGAPLLAIVGARWPRRTLLLALMGFYAVGNLASALAPDYHSMLLVRFIAGLPHGAYFGVATLVAASISRPDQRGAAVSRVLLGLNLAVLVGNPLATWLGQVAQWRYAYALVAAIAVLTVVLVMRLLPADPQEPRQQPLRELRAFNRPQVWLALGIGSVGFAGMFCVFSYLAPTLTQVTGVSERWIPFAMCAFGFGGLLGNLAGGWLFDRLQFRAVPLVLLWSMAVLLAWPLTAHSPWAVLPAVVAVGTMGALAPVLQTRLMDVASEAQTLAAASNHAAFNLANALGPWMGGIAISAGLGWTSTGYVGAAAALGGLLVYLWARHDARRAQRLATAG, translated from the coding sequence ATGTCCATTCCCGCCACTTCCCCGACGCCGCTGTCGCGCCGCGGCTACGTGCTGATCCTGTTCGCGCTGGCGATGGGTGGCTTCGCGATCGGCACCAGCGAGTTCTCCACGATGGGGCTGATGCCGTCCATCGCGCGCGGGCTGGCGATCGACGAGCCGCAGGTCGGGCACCTGATCAGCGCCTACGCGCTGGGCGTGGTGGTCGGCGCGCCGCTGCTGGCGATCGTCGGCGCGCGCTGGCCGCGGCGCACGCTGCTGCTGGCGCTGATGGGCTTCTATGCGGTCGGCAACCTGGCCAGTGCGCTGGCGCCGGACTATCACAGCATGCTGCTGGTGCGCTTCATCGCCGGCCTGCCGCATGGTGCCTATTTCGGCGTGGCCACGCTGGTCGCTGCGTCGATCAGCCGCCCCGACCAGCGCGGTGCGGCGGTGAGCCGGGTGCTGCTCGGTCTCAATCTGGCGGTGCTGGTCGGCAATCCATTGGCGACCTGGCTGGGCCAGGTGGCGCAATGGCGCTATGCGTATGCGCTGGTGGCGGCGATCGCGGTGCTGACGGTGGTGCTGGTCATGCGCCTGCTGCCGGCCGATCCGCAGGAGCCGCGGCAGCAGCCGCTGCGCGAACTGCGCGCGTTCAACCGGCCGCAGGTGTGGCTGGCGCTGGGCATCGGCTCGGTCGGCTTCGCCGGCATGTTCTGCGTGTTCAGCTATCTGGCGCCGACCCTGACCCAGGTCACCGGCGTGTCCGAACGCTGGATCCCGTTCGCGATGTGCGCGTTCGGCTTCGGCGGCCTGCTCGGCAACCTCGCCGGCGGTTGGCTGTTCGACCGGCTGCAGTTCCGTGCGGTGCCGCTGGTGCTGCTGTGGTCGATGGCGGTGCTGCTGGCCTGGCCGCTGACCGCGCACTCGCCGTGGGCGGTGCTGCCGGCGGTGGTCGCGGTCGGCACCATGGGCGCGTTGGCGCCGGTGCTGCAGACCCGGCTGATGGACGTGGCCAGCGAGGCGCAGACCCTGGCCGCGGCGTCCAACCATGCCGCGTTCAACCTGGCCAACGCGCTGGGCCCGTGGATGGGCGGGATCGCGATCAGCGCCGGCCTGGGCTGGACCTCGACCGGCTACGTCGGCGCCGCGGCGGCGCTGGGCGGCCTGCTGGTGTACCTGTGGGCGCGGCACGACGCGCGCCGTGCGCAGCGCTTGGCGACGGCTGGCTGA
- a CDS encoding MFS transporter: MPWAGLLALACAGFVTILTETLPAGLLLPMAVGLGVGEAWIGQLVSLYALGSLLAAIPLTAATRHRRRRPLLLLAIAGFGIANSVTAVASSYALILAARCVAGISAGLLWALLAGYASRLVPAAQQGRAIAVAMLGTPLALALGVPAGTLLGQHLGWRWSYAAMSLLSVALLGWVRAALPDLAGQAATVPALRLRQVVALPGVAQVLAVMLVFVLAHNLLYTYIAPVVAMAGGDPALERCLLLFGLAALGGIVLIGVLIDRWMRPLVLASVAAFGLAALAMALWPRTPALLSLAIVLWGLAFGGCATLFQTAIARRAGDAADLAQALVVTGWNLAIAGGGLVGGMLLQRYGAANLPWAPVLLLALTAVLAWPRRAWRARANA; encoded by the coding sequence CTGCCGTGGGCCGGCCTGCTGGCGCTGGCCTGCGCCGGCTTCGTCACCATCCTCACCGAAACCTTGCCCGCCGGCCTGCTGCTGCCGATGGCCGTGGGCCTGGGCGTCGGCGAGGCCTGGATCGGGCAACTGGTCAGCCTCTACGCACTGGGGTCGCTGCTGGCCGCGATCCCGCTGACCGCCGCGACCCGGCACCGCCGCCGGCGGCCATTGCTGCTGCTCGCCATTGCCGGCTTCGGCATCGCCAATAGCGTGACCGCGGTTGCGTCCAGCTATGCGCTGATCCTCGCCGCACGCTGCGTCGCCGGGATCAGCGCCGGGCTGCTGTGGGCGCTGCTGGCCGGTTATGCGAGCCGCCTGGTGCCGGCGGCGCAGCAGGGCCGCGCGATCGCGGTGGCGATGCTGGGCACGCCGCTGGCGCTGGCGCTGGGCGTGCCCGCCGGCACCCTGCTGGGCCAGCACCTGGGCTGGCGCTGGAGCTACGCTGCGATGTCGCTGCTGAGCGTGGCCCTGCTCGGCTGGGTGCGCGCGGCGCTGCCGGATCTCGCCGGCCAAGCGGCGACGGTGCCGGCGTTGCGCCTGCGCCAGGTGGTGGCGCTGCCCGGCGTGGCCCAGGTGCTGGCGGTGATGCTGGTGTTCGTGCTGGCGCACAACCTGCTCTACACCTACATCGCACCGGTCGTGGCCATGGCCGGCGGCGATCCCGCGCTGGAGCGCTGCCTGCTGCTGTTCGGGCTGGCGGCGCTGGGCGGGATCGTCCTGATCGGCGTGCTGATCGACCGCTGGATGCGGCCGCTGGTGCTGGCGAGCGTCGCCGCGTTCGGGCTGGCGGCGCTGGCGATGGCGCTGTGGCCGCGCACGCCGGCGCTGCTGAGCCTGGCGATCGTGCTGTGGGGGCTGGCGTTCGGCGGCTGCGCGACGCTGTTCCAGACCGCCATCGCGCGCCGTGCCGGCGACGCCGCCGACCTGGCGCAGGCGCTGGTGGTCACCGGCTGGAATCTGGCGATCGCCGGCGGCGGCCTGGTCGGCGGGATGCTGCTGCAGCGCTACGGCGCCGCCAATCTGCCGTGGGCGCCGGTGCTGCTGCTGGCCCTGACCGCGGTCCTGGCATGGCCGCGACGCGCCTGGCGGGCGCGCGCGAACGCCTGA
- a CDS encoding UDP-N-acetylglucosamine-peptide N-acetylglucosaminyltransferase encodes MRVPPALHALVQQRVDVHAPREQRLQQLVRLTFDADGLDLQYDAKATHSIAETYATRRVNCLSFTLLFVALARDVGLDAQVEEVGRVLSWYQDGDALYNAGHVNVGVRIDGRHASIDLDRSVLMDRRGPQPISDRRALAHYYNNRGAELMADGALPAAQQHLQMALQMDRDFAAAWNNLGVLTLRQGDPQAAAQDYATALAVDPNHMSALSNAAILYRRLGDGRREAAMLARLQRVQLTDPFQQYLLGNEAERRQDYAAAIGYYRHALRLYDGADLLYFALARAYLLNGDTRRANTALQQALAHADKTAQPRYQAKLDALRRLSHNAQAQR; translated from the coding sequence ATGCGTGTCCCGCCTGCGCTGCATGCGCTGGTGCAACAGCGCGTTGATGTACATGCCCCGCGCGAACAACGCCTGCAGCAACTGGTGCGGCTGACCTTCGATGCCGACGGCCTGGATCTGCAGTACGACGCCAAGGCCACCCACAGCATCGCCGAGACCTACGCCACGCGCCGCGTCAATTGCCTGTCCTTCACCCTGCTGTTCGTGGCCCTGGCGCGCGACGTCGGGCTGGACGCACAGGTGGAGGAAGTGGGCCGGGTGCTGAGCTGGTACCAGGACGGCGACGCGCTGTACAACGCCGGCCACGTCAACGTCGGCGTGCGCATCGACGGGCGCCACGCCAGCATCGACCTGGACCGCAGCGTGCTGATGGACCGGCGCGGCCCGCAGCCGATCTCCGACCGCCGCGCGCTGGCCCACTACTACAACAACCGCGGCGCCGAACTGATGGCCGACGGCGCCCTGCCCGCCGCGCAACAGCATCTGCAGATGGCGCTGCAGATGGACCGCGACTTCGCCGCCGCCTGGAACAACCTCGGCGTGCTGACGCTGCGCCAGGGCGACCCGCAGGCGGCCGCGCAGGACTACGCGACCGCGCTGGCGGTCGACCCCAACCATATGTCCGCACTGTCCAACGCCGCCATCCTGTACCGGCGCCTGGGCGATGGCCGGCGCGAGGCGGCGATGCTGGCGCGACTGCAACGCGTGCAGCTGACCGACCCGTTCCAGCAGTATCTGCTCGGCAACGAGGCGGAGCGGCGCCAGGACTACGCCGCGGCGATCGGCTACTACCGGCATGCGCTGCGGCTGTACGACGGCGCGGACCTGCTCTATTTCGCCCTGGCCCGCGCGTATCTGCTCAACGGCGACACGCGCCGCGCGAACACGGCGCTGCAGCAGGCGCTGGCGCACGCCGACAAGACCGCGCAGCCGCGCTATCAGGCCAAGCTGGATGCGTTGCGGCGGCTGTCGCACAACGCGCAGGCGCAGCGCTGA
- a CDS encoding zinc ribbon domain-containing protein YjdM encodes MSAAPACPQCTLQNTYVDGALWICADCGYEWPQSADTASAADTVVRDSNGNMLQAGDTVVVIKDLKVKGSSIPLKQGTVIRGIRLVEDDAEHIEGNSDKIKGLVLKTCFLRKA; translated from the coding sequence ATGTCCGCCGCACCCGCCTGTCCGCAATGCACGCTGCAAAACACCTATGTCGACGGGGCGCTGTGGATCTGCGCCGACTGCGGCTACGAGTGGCCGCAGTCGGCGGACACCGCCTCCGCCGCGGACACCGTGGTGCGCGACAGCAACGGCAACATGCTGCAGGCCGGCGACACCGTGGTGGTGATCAAGGACCTGAAGGTCAAGGGCTCGTCGATCCCGCTGAAGCAGGGCACGGTGATCCGCGGCATCCGCCTGGTCGAGGACGATGCCGAGCACATCGAAGGCAATTCGGACAAGATCAAGGGCCTGGTGCTGAAGACCTGCTTCCTGCGCAAGGCCTGA
- a CDS encoding alkene reductase produces the protein MTAPASPLFTPLRLGAIELANRIVMAPLTRNRAEGEGRIPSPLAATYYGQRASAGLIVAEATQISPMGQGYMDTPGIYSQAQVAAWQTVTAEVHRRGGRIVLQLWHVGRISHVSLLPDGAAPVAPSALRANAKTYTAEGFSDVSAPRALRLDEIPALIEDYRHAARNAIAAGFDGVEVHAANGYLIDQFLRDGSNRRDDAYGGSIENRTRLLFEVVQAVAQEIGAERTGVRLSPVTPANDAHDSDPQPLFERAVERLDPLGLAFLHVIEGATGGPRDNIAFDYAALRARFRGPWLVNNGYDKALAERVLGSGAADAVAFGRPFIANPDLVERLRRDAPLNPLDADTLYGGGAKGYTDYPTLD, from the coding sequence ATGACCGCTCCTGCTTCCCCCCTGTTCACCCCGCTGCGCCTGGGCGCGATCGAACTGGCCAACCGCATCGTGATGGCGCCGTTGACCCGCAACCGCGCCGAAGGCGAAGGCCGCATCCCCTCGCCGCTGGCCGCCACCTATTACGGCCAGCGCGCCAGCGCCGGGCTGATCGTCGCCGAGGCCACCCAGATCAGCCCGATGGGCCAGGGCTACATGGATACCCCCGGGATCTACAGCCAGGCGCAGGTCGCCGCCTGGCAGACCGTCACCGCCGAGGTGCACCGCCGCGGCGGCAGGATCGTGCTGCAGCTGTGGCACGTCGGCCGCATCTCCCACGTCAGCCTGCTGCCGGACGGCGCCGCGCCGGTGGCGCCGAGCGCGTTGCGCGCCAACGCCAAGACCTATACCGCCGAGGGCTTCAGCGACGTCTCCGCGCCGCGCGCGCTGCGCCTGGACGAGATCCCCGCACTGATCGAGGACTACCGCCACGCCGCACGCAACGCCATCGCCGCCGGCTTCGACGGGGTGGAAGTGCACGCCGCCAATGGTTACCTGATCGACCAGTTCCTGCGCGACGGCAGCAACCGGCGCGACGACGCCTACGGCGGCAGCATCGAGAACCGCACCCGGCTGCTGTTCGAGGTGGTGCAGGCGGTGGCGCAGGAAATCGGCGCCGAGCGCACCGGCGTGCGCCTGTCGCCGGTGACCCCGGCCAACGACGCGCACGACAGCGACCCGCAGCCGCTGTTCGAACGCGCGGTCGAGCGCCTGGATCCGCTCGGCCTGGCCTTCCTGCACGTGATCGAGGGCGCCACCGGCGGCCCGCGCGACAACATCGCCTTCGACTACGCCGCGCTGCGCGCCAGGTTCCGCGGTCCGTGGCTGGTCAACAACGGCTACGACAAGGCCCTGGCCGAGCGGGTGCTCGGCTCGGGCGCTGCCGATGCGGTCGCGTTCGGGCGCCCGTTCATCGCCAACCCGGACCTGGTGGAACGGCTGCGCCGCGATGCGCCGCTCAACCCGCTGGATGCCGATACGCTCTACGGCGGCGGCGCCAAGGGCTACACCGACTACCCGACGCTGGACTGA
- a CDS encoding beta-lactamase family protein — MSLSPAVDSPAPAPAPALSPAQAAPLDAALDAALREQRLVGAVVLVAHAGHCVYRRAAGWADREARRPMREDTTFRLASVSKLVAASAALALVAQGRLQLDAPIARWLPWFRPALPDGRVPDISLRQLLSHSAGLGYRFLEPADGAHARAGVSDGMDNSGLRLEENLRRLAQVPLQYAPGAGWGYSLSIDVAGALLQAASGQPLPQLVRTLVTAPLGMHATAFHAEDAARLAVPYANGDPAPHRLGEGEVVAPFADSAGIVFHPSRALDRHAFASAGAGMVGSADDVLRLLEALRRGGAPLLPAALVAEMGRAQAGDLGPPDGPGWGYGLGFSVLRDPAPTATPEAPGSWRWGGAYGHSWFVDPARQLSVVALTNTLYEGMSGAFVTDLRDAVYAAVPGAAA, encoded by the coding sequence ATGTCCCTGTCCCCCGCCGTCGACTCCCCTGCCCCGGCACCTGCGCCGGCACTTTCGCCGGCACAGGCCGCCCCGCTCGATGCCGCGCTCGATGCGGCGCTGCGCGAGCAGCGTCTGGTCGGCGCGGTGGTGCTGGTCGCGCACGCGGGCCACTGCGTCTATCGCCGCGCCGCCGGCTGGGCCGACCGCGAGGCGCGGCGGCCGATGCGCGAGGACACCACGTTCCGGCTGGCCTCGGTCAGCAAGCTGGTCGCCGCCAGCGCGGCGCTGGCGCTGGTCGCACAGGGCCGGCTGCAGCTGGATGCGCCGATCGCGCGCTGGCTGCCCTGGTTCCGTCCCGCGTTGCCCGACGGGCGGGTGCCGGACATCAGCCTGCGCCAGTTGCTCAGCCACAGCGCCGGGCTCGGCTACCGCTTCCTCGAACCGGCGGATGGCGCGCATGCGCGCGCCGGCGTGTCCGACGGCATGGACAACAGCGGCCTGCGCCTGGAGGAGAACCTGCGCCGCCTGGCGCAGGTGCCACTGCAGTACGCGCCCGGTGCCGGCTGGGGCTATTCGCTGTCGATCGATGTCGCCGGCGCACTGCTGCAGGCGGCCAGCGGCCAGCCGTTGCCGCAGCTGGTGCGCACACTGGTCACCGCGCCGCTGGGCATGCACGCCACCGCCTTCCATGCCGAGGATGCGGCGCGGCTGGCGGTGCCCTACGCCAACGGCGACCCGGCGCCGCATCGGCTCGGCGAGGGCGAAGTGGTCGCGCCGTTCGCGGACAGCGCCGGCATCGTGTTCCATCCTTCGCGCGCGCTGGATCGGCATGCGTTCGCGTCGGCCGGTGCCGGCATGGTCGGCAGCGCCGACGATGTGCTGCGCCTGCTCGAGGCGTTGCGCCGCGGCGGTGCGCCGTTGCTGCCGGCCGCGCTGGTGGCGGAGATGGGACGCGCGCAGGCCGGCGACCTCGGCCCGCCGGATGGGCCCGGTTGGGGCTACGGCCTTGGCTTCTCGGTACTGCGCGACCCGGCGCCGACCGCGACTCCGGAAGCGCCCGGCAGCTGGCGCTGGGGCGGCGCCTACGGCCATAGCTGGTTCGTCGATCCGGCACGGCAGCTGAGCGTGGTGGCGCTGACCAACACGCTGTACGAAGGCATGTCCGGTGCGTTCGTCACCGACCTGCGCGACGCGGTCTACGCCGCCGTGCCCGGGGCCGCGGCGTGA
- a CDS encoding LysR family transcriptional regulator has translation MDSLGSLRGFMQVVESGGFAEAARVLGVSASAMAKSVARLERALGVRLFHRSTRSQTLTAEGQLFLPRCRRILAEAEAARSELGSHAATPKGRLRVSLPMNNNVLLPVLADFMRAYPQVQLDLDFDDRLVDVIEDGFDAVLRVAEPDDSRLASRRLGGFRRCLVAAPDYLRRCGTPLVPADLLAHQCLHYRFRSSGRLEAWPMGAAGAGLRLPVSMVCNSIETRLSFALRGCGIALLPEHSVRDAVANGALRTLLDDYVAADGTFHLLWPSGRHVLPKLRVFIDYLSERLIL, from the coding sequence ATGGACAGTCTGGGCAGCCTGCGCGGCTTCATGCAGGTGGTGGAGAGCGGCGGCTTCGCCGAGGCGGCGCGGGTGCTGGGCGTGTCCGCCTCGGCGATGGCCAAGAGCGTGGCGCGGCTGGAGCGCGCGCTGGGCGTGCGCCTGTTCCATCGCAGCACCCGCAGCCAGACCCTGACCGCGGAAGGCCAGCTGTTCCTGCCGCGCTGCCGGCGCATCCTGGCCGAGGCCGAGGCGGCGCGCAGCGAACTGGGCAGCCATGCGGCCACGCCGAAGGGACGGCTGCGGGTCAGCCTGCCGATGAACAACAACGTGCTGCTGCCGGTGCTCGCCGACTTCATGCGCGCCTATCCGCAGGTGCAACTGGACCTGGATTTCGACGACCGCCTGGTGGACGTGATCGAGGACGGTTTCGATGCGGTGCTGCGCGTGGCCGAACCCGACGACTCGCGCCTGGCGTCCAGACGCCTGGGCGGTTTCCGGCGCTGCCTGGTGGCCGCGCCGGATTACCTGCGGCGCTGCGGCACGCCGCTCGTGCCGGCCGATCTGCTGGCCCACCAGTGCCTGCATTACCGCTTCCGCAGCAGCGGGCGCCTGGAGGCCTGGCCGATGGGCGCGGCGGGCGCCGGCCTGCGGTTGCCGGTGTCGATGGTCTGCAACAGCATCGAAACGCGCCTGAGCTTCGCCCTGCGCGGCTGCGGCATCGCCCTGCTGCCGGAGCATTCGGTACGCGATGCGGTGGCCAACGGCGCGCTGCGCACGCTGCTGGACGACTATGTCGCCGCCGACGGCACCTTCCACCTGCTGTGGCCATCGGGCCGGCACGTGCTGCCGAAATTGCGCGTGTTCATCGATTACCTCAGCGAACGGCTGATCCTGTAG